TCAATAATGAATTATTAGGaactctcctttttttttcagaaGTGGATAGAATTGATGAACCATGAACCGAAATTTTCAAGATTTGTAGTCACCAAATTGGTGCACCGAAAGCTGCAACTAGATtttgctcttttctttttattggtGAAAATTTTGCTCTTTAAATTGTCTATTGGCTTTTGTTGAGGCCATcaaaaacactataaatagggtTTGTTATAGGTCATGAAAAGCACAAAGAGAGTGTCCGAGCAAGGGGGTTTTTTGAGAGCAATTGTCCAATAATTTTGAGCATATTTCTGGGATTGGTTGTAAGCTTTTTCTATTATGTTTTGAGTGCCCAAATCGTTGGTTAATGTTTGGCACTGATAGTGACTTTAAGTATTTCACACAATAATGTCAACAGCCACTCCTCCGTTTCGGTGTCGACAAAAGGGGTTTACACAGAGGGGTTTAGAGTTTGGTGTAGATTCCGTAGAATGTGCTAGCTAGCTATAACTAGATGTTATTAGGCGTGACTGAATCTTATATTTTCTTAGGAAACggggtctaaaattttgttgaaattcgATTCGGCCCATAATTAATTCTAGTTGTACTATTTTATCACATGTATTAATGTACCCAAAGCTTTAACACTCCCTAGTTTGgcaattatatatgaatattagttttacatattaattaaattatttgatattttcctttcatttatatatttttaagcaataaacaaaattttaaaaaaaaattaaagaaaaaactaaaacacATCCAATGAAAATTGAATGGCGACATAAAGACAGATTGCATTCATTTATTTGTGTAAATTAAAAGATGTTAATATATAACAGAATAGTACAAGTTCTTTGTATGAGTACCACATTACACAATAGATGAAAGTTAAGGGGCCAAGTGTGAAATTGATCCATTAGAAAATACAAAACTAGATGCAGGTATCAGTCGTTAAAACATGAGATGAAAACATTTTGTTCAAAAGAAAGACCAGGATAGATCCTAGTGAGCTATAAATATTTGCTATTTATATTTCGCAATAGCAAGTTAAGCAGCCCTCTTTGTACCGGCTATGGAGTCGGTTGAAAACCAAACGTGTCCATCATTGTACAGGCACACAAAGCATCGTCACTGAGTGGCTGCAGCTTCACGTACTTGAAAGAAAGACGGGTTCTTGACGACAATGTCGTACATGTGCAAAGCCCTGAAGTGGGCAAAGTTTCTCGGCAGTGAAATGAGATGAGCCGAGTTTTCTGATTTGTGGAACTGAAGGAGGTGAGGTTGGGTGAAGTTGTGGTAACGGGTCCAACCGAGTTCGGTCAGGCGGTGCTCGAGCTCGGAATAGGAGTTGATGACTTGGTTGGTAGGGAGGTAGACGAGGACCCGTGGTCGAGCCCCGGGTGCGGTGGAGGTGCCGGGATAAATAGGATGTTTATGCTCGAAGGATTCTCGAGTGGGATTGGGTATTAAGCGAGCCACGCCTTTTTTGTCAAATATCCACACACCCGACATGCTCCCTACGTCGAAAGAGATGGGCTATTACCCCTCGTATAGCTAATGCCTTGCTAGGTTGTGAAATAAAAGATGGCCTGCTGCCGCTTTTATAACACACAAGGATTTTAGATTATAGCGTAAACTACTAAACTATTAgctaaacttcaaaattcactctaaggttaattttttttactaaaaagtCCGGCTAGTTAACTTCAAActgtatattaatatttatcgacaagtagaagaatatattttaaatttaagttaatttttttaaaaaaattagaaatatttggttcattgaaaccaaacttaaTCAAACACTAAAATATAATGTAGACCGAAGCTATATAAGGAGAGGTAGGCAGGGAATTGGCTAAAGGTGTTTTGGGGTTGGTTGAGTCAGGCTTAAGTGTGATATTAGCACATTTTATACTTGTCTAATCTTGACCTAGCCTGATTTAttggcttaaaattttgtctaagctcacttatatttgtaaatggttAATCCAAACTCATTTTAGGTCTACccttattgttttttaaaaataaaatttaaaaatatatttatattattttaacttagtATTTAACTTTTATGTACTATAAactacataatataaaaattacaaacttaaAAGTCGGTCTTGAACATTAAATGTTCAAGCTTGAGttcaactcatattttaaatagacgTGCATTTTTTGCCCATGCTTATTTTTCAgacttaatatttttacctaaatccttttaaatttcGAAGGCAAATAATCTGGCCATCAACAAGTCTAAGGTTAGCCcctacaataaaattttagtattttaatccctctagatataaaattatatgtgaatatGTTTCCTTGCATGAATCACTTTATAGAGGGGATGGATAAATATATCCTTATGCTAGAGCTAGACTAAGCAAGGAGTACATTAATTCCAATCTCCCATCCCCACTTTCtccattaaataaaaaatattttaaattttagagacGTGAACTCTAAATATAAACTGTAAAACTGAAATGAAGTAAAGAGAAATAACTTATGGCATTTGGTGATGAAGGGCCCATTAGGATGCACATGAAATAACTTTCTTGGCCATGCAAAGTATCAGTTATTCCTTTCTTCCTTGGTTTTGGTCTCTCACATTAGTCATCATAATTCTCTTGTTGGTTAACGTTTGGTGCTGTTATATAGTAGGTATACCAGAGGTAGGGTAGGCTCATGTTGGGATAGTTGACCAACGATGATTCAATCCAATTCCCCCTTTTTTCGGGCTAATTCAACCCAATGTCTTCTGATTATTGCACAAGTTATAAATTGGTCCTTTAGATTTAGTAATGTTCAAATTGAATTCTCAGAATATTTGTATTGTATCaatcatgttttattattaGTCTAGCCGTCAATTCAGGTATTATATTTAAACCATTAGATTAGATCATCGAATTTAAACTCCATTAAACAGGAGAAAAACCATTAGATTATTATTAGTTCCATTCATGATCATTGATTTAAACCCcgtttaaaataagaaaaaaccATTGGATTCAactttttttgcttttaatatTGAGCACTGTCCTAACATGTTAATgatcatctttttaatttaagtgTTGACTCGTAAAGGGAAGATTTTGTTCGAATCTAAAATGATTAATCTTCAAGAATCGTAAAATAGacataaaaaatactttaatcaaaatttattatctttCTACCAGAAATGTACATGTTGTAAAAGCATATCCCTACCACGAAAGTAAAATAGCCTAAAATACCAAAGCAAATGCTTCTGGCTCAAGTGTGGTTAAGAACATGGAACACCTCAAAGTTGTGAGTCGGGCCTGTTTCACCAGGAATCCGGCCCGGCACCTAGACCTCAAAGCATCTTTCATGGAGACTACTCTTCTCTATTACTATATGTCAAATAACATTCAAGTTGATGATACATATTTGAAGGTTACAGGTTCATAATGGTGCAGTTTTCAACTggacttaattaaatataagGTTAAGGTATATAAATATTCCACTCACTTGAATTATGTGGGATCAAGtttaatgttataataataagGAAAGGTCTCTGCTTTTCCTTTCACTTGAGATTGCATGAATCTAGCCTAAATCTTTTAaatgggtttttcttttctttttctaaatgaAATTTGGTTAGATGTAGATTGGTTCTTGTTGATTTTCTCGGCACCCAAACAGTCAAAATGCTGAGCATTATTCGAGCtacattttttttccatttgttgGAAACATTATCGACGaccaaatgaaagaaaaaggaacCGGTGGCTGCAGCTGATAAGATCAAGACAGTTTTAGGTACAAATATCTTCGGATATTTGGTAATAATCACGGGAGATTTTCgtaaagtgaccaaattgtggtcatcatcattttcatggaTGCCCTCCGTCCCTACGTAACTGAAAGCTGAGTCAAATATATTGTGCATCAAGCAACTTTTTTTGCTAATATGTCAAAAGCTTGCCACTCCAGAAAAGTCAAAGCTTTGAACTTTATAAGTTCATCTTCAATTTTGGCTCCTTGAAACTATGGAATCATCCAGGTTCTCTCATTAGCTCTTTGAATttctactctctttttttttttttaagtttgtaagGATACCCTTTTCCAAGATTTACCTGGTTCCATGTATGGGTTCAAATTTGATCACGGCTCAGTGCCAATGCCAGTGTATGCAAATCACAACCTTGATAATGGGTCTAAAGAGAGTCCCATTgattcatcttcatcatcaccatcatcagGCATGAGTTCAGATAGTCCTTTCCCTAATGCAATGCTTAAATACATAAACCAGATGTTAATGGAGGAAGACCTTGAAGAAAAGACTTGCATGTTGCAGGATTGCTTAGCTCTACAAGCTGCTGAAAGATCCTTCTATGAAGTCCTCTGCCACAATTATCCGATTCCGGCTGGTCTAAATCATTATTACCCAGATGATGATTGTAATAGCAGTAAAGGTGAATTCAACTCATTTTGTACTCAAACTTCTCTTATTGATTCTCTTGAAAGAACCTCTTTGTTTCTGGATTTACGAAGAGGAACCATTGAACGGCTTGGTGAAGGTAGTATATCACCATCTGTTGATGTAGATAAGGTGAGGGGAAGGAAAAATTATCAGCGGGAGGATGTGGAAGAAGGTAGGATCAATAAGCAATTGGCTCTTTCTCTTGACGATTCAGAGCAGACAGAGATGTTTGACGATGTATTGCTTTGTAAAGGTGAAAATGAAGACTCTCCAAAGTGTTCTCTTAATGGCAACTCAGCGCAGCACAGGCAGATAAAACGGTCTAATGGCCGGAGgaagaaaaactaaaagaaaagtGAAGCAGTGGATTTATGGAGTCTCTTACTCAATGTGCACAATCGGTAGCAGTCAATGACCAAAGGACTGCTAATGAGATGCTGAAACTGATAAGGCAACACTCGTCTGAGTTCGGAGATGGAACCCAAAGATCGGCACATGACTTTGCTAATGCCCTTACAACACGTTTGGCTGGCATGGGGGCGCCATTGTTTTTTGCACATCTGCTAAGCAACAGGACATCAGCTGCTGATGCCTTAAAAGCTTATGGAGTGTATGTTTTAGCTTGCCCCTTTAAGAAGATGTCTAATTTCTATGCAAATAAAAGGATAATGGAATTGGCCGAAAAGGCAACCACACTCCACATCATTGATTTTGGCATTTGCTACGGGTTTCAATGGCCTTGTCTCATCCAACTCCTCTCGGCACAGGCTGGTGGACCTTCCAAGCTTCGTATTACAGGTTCGAGTTCCCACAACCAGGTTTCTGACCTGCAGAAAGGGTGGAAGAGACAGGGCGTTGATTGAAAAGGTATTGCGAGAGGTTCAATGTCCTATTCAAGTGCAATGTGATAGCAAAGAAATGGGAAACCATCCAACTTGAGGAACTGAAGATTACTAAAGATGAAGTGGTGGTTGTTAACTGCATGCATAGGCTAAAGAACCTCCCAGATGACACAGTGTCACCAACCAGTGCGAGGGAGACCGTTTTGAAACTGATCAGAAGCATCAATCCCGAATTATTCATCCATGGGGTCGCAAATGGGACATACAACGCTCCGTTCTTCTTCTCAAGGTTCCGCAAGGCACTGTTCCATTTCTCAGCTCAGTTTGATATATTTGAAGCTACTGTCGCCCAGGACGATCCACAAAGGATGATGTTTGAGAAGGAAATACATGGGAGGGACATTATGAACCTCGTTGCATGCGAGGGTACTGAGAGAGTTGAAAGACCAGAAACGTACAAGCAATGGCAGGTTCGGACCCTGAGGACAGGGTTCAAGCAGGTTCCATTGAATCAAGAGCTCGTGAAGAAAGTAATGGACATGGTCCAATCTAGTTATCATAGGGACTTTGTTGTGGATGTCGATGGCCATTGGATGTTACAGGGATGGAAAGGGAGAATTATTTATGCACTTTCATGTTGGAAACCTGTCAAGAACTAACTAGGGTCTAACAGATATTCATTTCCTAGATCAatgttttcatatattaaaagatCAAATCCTATTTCAATCGAAATACAAGTGTTCTAATAAAAAGTTCAAATATCGTAACTATTACGACCCCACTCTACATGTTACAAAAGAGTGGTGAAAACACACCAAATATAGATTTATAATATAAGAGCTAAAGCTAAGCTATAACTGTTGTCTCGGCAGGTACCTCCCTGGAATGCAGAATGTTGTCAACCTTCTCATCTGCTGCTTCCCAAAGCTCTGGCAATGCTTGCCTGATATTGTGAATGCTCTCTAATGCATAATCCGCACTGTCAGTTTCTTGAGAAGTTCCCACCTATACCAGTACCATTGGAAACCAGTGAGTAAAACCTATAATTCTTGGACTTGGGTGCGAGTGTAGGATAAGGACATAGTTAGATATTCAGTGGCTTACCCATACGGTATGAAGGCCCATACTTTTACCAGTCTGAATATTTCGGATGCTGTCATCAAAGAACAACTGCAATACAAGACATTGTAACATTTGATGGAAGTTATTCAAATTCAGATCACTTCAAAAGTTTATAGGTATCATCGATTTACCGTTTTCTGGGGGTTGATGTTGGCCATCTCAAAAACTTGTTCATATGCTTTTTCAAGTGGTTTGCACACAACTTTAGGACTTGGAAGTTCAAGCTGGGAATCAGGACAAGTAATGCATGTATAGTAGTCGAAAATTTCAGTGTTAGAATCATCAGCCGAAGAATCATCTTCGTTTGTGGGATTCAGGGTCTCAAAGCATATAATCCCTTCAAAACAATCCTCCAACCCCAACCTGTTAAGCACCATGTCAGCATGGTTCTTATCCGCATTCGTGAAAATCTGTATTATACCAACACCATAACATTAATAGTCACAAGGGATCTCCTAAAAATGATCATCACAAATGGCGATTCATAAAGAAGAATTTGGATTCTTACAACTTTCCGAATAGGCAGGCTATGCAAGAGAGTCTTCAAAAAAGGGTCTGGTTTTAGCAATTCATAAGGCAATCTCCCATGAACAAAGCTGTAAGAAAGGGAATACGTTAGAAACTTATACCATACATAGaatcatatcatcaaaacaaaaacattaatgGGAAGAAAGATAAGTACTCATGAAATTCATTGCAATCGAAGTTGTAGCCAATAGCCTGGAGAAAAAGGACAAGCAATGTCACCCCTTAAATGAATTCGAGATTCATAAAAGAATGTGATGATAGCCTTTACCTTTAAACCAGCCATTGTTGTGCCATATTGCTTGTATAAAGAAACACATAATTCAGGAACTTTTTCCTCCTCCATTTCAAgctttttaatcatatattctATAAAATGGCAtccacacacacaaaaaaaaaagttatgaaTTTCAAGCTTAAGCTAACAATTTCTCAAcgaaatattacaaaaaaattaccttGAATGTTCTTGGTAACTTCCCTGGATAATCCAGAAGTCAGAGGGTAAAGAGTGTCATCTAAATCTgtacttatttttttcatttaatacaaaggttagattttaaaattttacattttgataaaattaaaagatgaatgttgattaaagaaagatgaaaactttACCAAATAAAAGACATTCATATTTTGAATCAATGTCCCGATTGATCTGATCTTCATACTCCATCTTTGAATCAAGTGTTAGCCAAAGGATTATTAGAGACAGACAAAGATTTCATTGTCATTATTGTCTTTAAATATCCAGAGACATTAACACATTAcacattttatgtaaaaataaacgCAGATAAAACAAAACCCATAATCgacatgaaataataataataactttggaaaaaaaaaagacaaaaaatgaAGAACAGAACAAGTAAAGAATCGAACATTACCAGAACCAAAGTGATCAAACAATgtaagggaaaaaaaaattgtttcctTTAATGAAAGACCAAAGGAAAGTGGGGGGAAAGGGAGAGAAAGAGTGAAGTAGAGGAAAGGAAGGGATTTAAATAAGGAGCGAAAGAGACGATTAAAAGGAGCGGTTTTTGGAGAATGGCAAAGGAGAAGGGAGGGACTTCCATATCCGGTATGTACGGAGATGACATGGTCCAATTACTTACTTTTCTTTGATCCGTCATAAACGGAAGATGCGTTCATGGCGATACGTGTTAATGAATAGTAGTATAGTTTGCCATATAAATTACCAATGACGACCCCTTTTAAggttttactttaaatttatatattattatatttttcatattttataaattacttaaaaccaaaaaacctataagtttaaaattttcaaagttgatgGTTtattcttaacgaaattttaataaatatatttcatatcaattttagaaaaatatgtatttgaTAAGATTATTTGTTGTATAAATTGTTTtgagatattaaaattattgattgagTGGTATCACGGATCAATCAAAGTACAAGTtcgattaatatattttatacaaaaatatattatattattatgagaatatttttatttttcatatattttatataaaataaataaaattcacacataaaatttgaactagACAGATTGATATAACAAATCATATCAACTTtattaaaaaacttatttatattattgtaaatctgtatttttatgaataatccGATAAATAACTATCTAATAAAGTCCAATTATGAAGGATGGGATCCCAAAGAATAGTCCATTTCCctaaaatatttccttttttaaaaaaatggagaaatttttaaaagcttAGGTCACAGCCGAATCCACTACCTAATATGTGTCTACATGAAACAAATAGTCTGTTCTAACGTGGCAACAAAATATAGCACGATAATGTCGGAAATATTGAATACCCCAGACAATTACCAGAAAAACAAATAATGTACTTGTTTTTCcggtaaaattaattatcataattataagataaaataaatttactagaaattaataaaaatttcaatgtgTCTAtcaatatcatttttttaaggTTCTATTTGTTTCCACTTATATTATGGTGAGCAAAAGAGTTACTAGCAAATGAACATCGAGAATGcaataaaatctaataattatCTACATTTTGCATTGATGGAAACATCCATTGAGTGGAGCATAGTAAAgatattactttttatatttttgtgtgtcatacaaaatattattctGATTAAACTTTGGGTTTTCCAAcactttaataaataaaaaaatcctaatatCGCTTGAGCAAGCTTTAACTCAAATTACATCGTTGCTATctcaacttaatatttttaaaaaatttaaaggtttgaaaaaaaatggtaacAAGAAATAAAAGCTTCAATTATAAGCTAATAGTAGTATATATGTTGTGTAGCATAATTCGTCATCTATCCGCAATTGATCAGCAACCTGTACAGGGGGAACATGAAATATTCTCGAGCCTATAGTAAAACCTTTCATCAAACTTGTTTAAAGAGTATTCTCCAATCATACTTATATAATTCTTGGATTCGCATAATCAAATCTCTATTAAAATGTCCATGAACTTAGAcataggaaaagaaaattgaaaattatttatttttttagagtcgtaattatttaattttaagggCCGCAATTTATGCatagaaagaaatcatcaaaaatcaaatccaaaGATTTAGtcaaaaagatgatgaaaaaacaAGGTGGGGTCATCGTTTTGAAAAAAGCAAGGCGTGAAGTGAAGACTCAAAAGTTTCGGCTAAtgacttttaaataaataaagggtaaaattatcataaaagtattgcattttaattttctattaaaaatgagtaaatcgatttttatatattagattaaagagtaaattggtcattctgttaaaaatttcatcaaattttactgttaaaaagCGGTAGTTGTATGTTAACTTGAAGTACACACCGCACATTATGTGTAACTATCTAGTTATTTTGTCGATCatgtcaattttaataataaaattttaataaaatgaaccAATTTATTTCCTTAATTTGACGTTGTTTTTGAATGAACGaggtaaaatgcaatttaactcttaataaaGAAAACTTTCATGAGACTTTTATCGGGTGATATACATGTTAgcactaaaaatttaataatataatataaagttttaaaagatgtggtttatattaaaaaatagttttcttaaacttttaattaaattagttcaaaattttgaaaatcctctttaaattcttaaattatataataataaaaactacgAACTCAATATAAATATCCACTTTTATTCCATGAGCGGATCCAATCGagatattatttcaattttaagtttattgaaATGAGTTATTTTGTGcattataatgataaattctTATCATAGTTATTTAAATGTGTATCGTTTATAATTAaggataaatcttaaatttatacataaatctTGGTctaatgtgcaatttgatatatgaactttgaattggtgcaattgtatacatgaaatttgaattgtggttcacgtgtataaataaaactttaattttaatttaattgtatacatttaaataaataaatacatacgtttattttcatattagattAGTATAACTGTTTGTGaatgtaatatataaacataaaatagtgataatttgataatgttgttagtgatttgtgaaaattaaatcaaattaaaaattcatatataaaaacataccaaattaaagttcatgtacaACATTATACATTGAAtctaagttatatatatatatatatatatattataatatatgtcGATAATTGCGGTAGAACAATCgcaaaacaataagaaaagaaaaataaaaacacaccgatttttacgtggaaaccctttcgggaaaaaaccacaaACAGAGGAGaataaattcactaatgttgaaaaacgaATGATACAAAAAAGAGTGtcaactacatctatttaagggTTTTTCAACtctattctaatcaaagtcaaatagtagaagtatagttctatacATATTAAACTTGTGCGGTATTGGGTCTACGACCCTCAACCTTGTCATTgaatttatttcttcaacaagtaAAGATTTTCGAGTCACATAATctctaataatatataaatttgatgtttatcacttgtgattatatatataactaaattaaaaaaaaaagtaaattaatttgtacCTTTCACGTGGCTTAACCATAAGCATTAAAAGCAGCAAATAAGTGGGGGGACATGAAAATATCTCTCATCTTTTCCACTATATATGGGTTTTGTTCAGCACTTTGCTTTTACGAGTAAACTAATTTTTCTTTAAGCTCaagcaaattaaaattattgctgacataatttttgaagtaaaaaaaaatgttttctgctataaaataaaaaaaaattataaacatttaagttttaaatttattggatatactaattttaatataattgagtGAATTCATTAGtccaaaatagaaatattttcatttagaccttttaaattttttaattttaaattagtaaaaatataaaactacaTCTTGAtcccttaaaaatgataaaatttgatttaatcctttaaaattataaatatataggctattaaaatagtaaaattatat
The Gossypium raimondii isolate GPD5lz chromosome 8, ASM2569854v1, whole genome shotgun sequence DNA segment above includes these coding regions:
- the LOC105789979 gene encoding uncharacterized protein C24B11.05, encoding MEYEDQINRDIDSKYECLLFDLDDTLYPLTSGLSREVTKNIQEYMIKKLEMEEEKVPELCVSLYKQYGTTMAGLKAIGYNFDCNEFHDFVHGRLPYELLKPDPFLKTLLHSLPIRKVIFTNADKNHADMVLNRLGLEDCFEGIICFETLNPTNEDDSSADDSNTEIFDYYTCITCPDSQLELPSPKVVCKPLEKAYEQVFEMANINPQKTLFFDDSIRNIQTGKSMGLHTVWVGTSQETDSADYALESIHNIRQALPELWEAADEKVDNILHSREVPAETTVIA